The DNA segment GATGAAGACCGAGATACTTCATCTTTGAGCCGACGGGTATCCGCACGCCCTCCACAGAGATGTAGGCCTCGATGGGCGGCCTACCCGAGGCCCATGGAAGGCAAGGGCCTCGGTCTTGTGGAGAGCCACCGCGAGACCCAGTCGCCGAATCCTGCGCACCACCAATTCGGTACCGAATGAGGCGAGCAGGGACGCCCTCTGAAAGGTCCTGGCCGTCGCCGTCACGAGCGTGTCGTCCGCATAGCAGACGACGGCGACGCCTTGAAggttggtaccacggagcacccagtcgtagccgatgttccacaggagcGGCCCGAGGACCGAGCCctgcgggacaccgcacgacatcgctctacggtgccacccgtcagcgcccggatacaccacgtacctgtctgaCAAGTACGAGCGCACCAGACGCCGGAGATAAGGTGGCACCTCGTGAtaccgcagtgcctcgttgATGCAGGCCCAGGGCATGTTAAACGCGTTGGCGATATCCAAGGACACCGCCAGCACGATCCTACCCCGAGCGACTGCATCCTCCGCCAGTGCTttcacccgcagaatcgcgtgaatCGTGGATCGGCCGCGCCTAAACCCGTACTGGCAAGCGGCCAGATCCGGGCCGATCCGCTCGAGATGCCCGACGAGGCGAGCGTGTACCACACGCTCGAACAGTTTGcacacctcgtcgagcaacacgatcgGTCGGTAGGCCgatggcgactctgcgggtctcccttcTTCTTGAGCAGGACAAGCTTCCCCGTCTTCCACCGCGACGGGAAAGTGCCCTGCTCAAAGCACGCGGAGAAAAGGCTACGGAGCCTCGTACCCAGTGACTCGACAGCGAGGACCCAGACACGTCCGGGTACACCGTCGAGCCCCGGAGCCGAGTTTTGCTCCGCAACCGAGACACTGCCACCTGGAGCTCTCCAGGCGAAACCTCCGGGATATCCTCTGCCGGAATCGACAACGATGGCGCCGATGgacgtggcgccatcggtggagaaTGGCCTCCTGGGTGGCCGGAAATAACGCCGCGACAACGTCCGTCACCAGATCGGCTCGGAGACTCTGCGTCAGCGGGGCGCCCACGGGCGGAGCTTGCTCAACGCCATGCGGTACGGGCGTCCCCACGGGTCGCTGTCGAGAGTTCTCCGAGACTCCTCACGTGCCGCGGCCTTTGCTTGcgcaatggccacccgcagcgctctcttggccgtcTTGTGTAGGCCGTGAAGCAGCCGCTCCTGTTCATCATCGCCGGGCGGACGGGAATGACGGCGGCGGTGTCTGGCGAGTCGACGGCGCGCAGCCATGCAGGACGCGCGTAACTGGGTgagctccgccgaccaccagtacacctgtcgCTTCGGAGGGAGGCATCGGGCCGGGGCATGGCCGCGTCGCAGATTTGCGACATTGCccccccgaaccactccgcctcctcttCGACCCGCACCGGCCCTGCCGGTACAGGGAACCACGCCTGAACAAGAGCGGCTTCCTTCACGGCCTCCCGGTTGAGCCGCGTAACGGCCCAACGCTGGCCGCCCCCTCGTCGGGGAGGTCAAACTTCCACTGTTACTGGGCTGGTTGGTCCGGGGAGTGGAGACACTGAACCGTATGTACCGGTGATCGGACAGCGTCTCCTCCTCCaccaggactctccagccctggacacggcgGGCTAGGTCCGGGGTGGCGAACGTGATGTCCACCACCGAAcccccgttgtgccgcacgcacgtgtcctccGACCCCGATTTAGGACGACCAGTcctgaggagatcgcccattcctccagggccctaccCGCGCGTCCGTCACCGACGAACCCCAGGCCAAGGATTTGGgattgaagtcgccggcgacaagCACAGGGCGGGGCTGGCTGCTTTGCACCACCAGGGTTCCCAGCCGAATGAGAAAACTCTCAAATTCGGCTAGGGATCTGTTGGGGAGAAGTAGGCTCCCACTACCCACACCCCCAACAGAACCGCCACACATCCGGTACCCTTCGCTACTTtttcgaagggcggggagccggcgGCACCCGGTGATGACAGCCACCGAGCCGTCGGAGTCCCCTGCCCAGTCATCCCGGGGAACGAAATACGGCTCGCTGACTACAGCCACGTGGattgaccactgcgccaggctctgAACAAGCAAGTCCTGCGCTCTGGCGCAGtgattgatgttcgcctggaggaaatgTTTTGTGCCATGATTTAATGGGCGATCTCCATCTCCACTGGGTGGGACGGTTGCGGACGCGTCACAACCTCGGCACCTCCTCCGCGACGGTTGCGGGAGGGGGGGATCGAAGAGGCGACGCAATCCTTGCCGCCCACCCTGTGCCCCGCGGGTTTGCCGGCAGCTGCGCACACTGCCCAATGCGGCTCCGCGGAGCAACCCTTGGCCTTGTGGCCCTCAAGACCGCAACGGTAGCAGATCCCGCTGCGGTCCACCCTGCGGTGCATTTAGCACCTACGTGCCCCCGGCAAAGGCACCTGTAACACCTTTGGGGCCTCGGCTCAAGGAGCCGGACCCCGGCGGACACGAAGCCTACCAGGACGCGTCCTGCCCTGGCGACCTTATCCGCCACCTTTGCCGGGCACTGGGCCCACGCGGCGCCCAGACCCGAGTGCTCGATCTTGACCTGGCCCACCTTCAGGTCCTCGATCGAACACTCTCCGATTTTGGCGATAGCCGTTGCGACATCGTCAGGGGTGACGGACTCGTCAAGCCCTGAGATGCGCAGCTCTGCCGTCATGACGGGCCGGGAGACGCGAACGCCTTCCGACCCACAGAGCGCCTCCCTCATTTTGATGACGAGGGAGTCGGCTTTCGCCTCGGACTCAGGTC comes from the Manduca sexta isolate Smith_Timp_Sample1 unplaced genomic scaffold, JHU_Msex_v1.0 HiC_scaffold_2970, whole genome shotgun sequence genome and includes:
- the LOC119192595 gene encoding uncharacterized protein LOC119192595, with the protein product MGDLLRTGRPKSGSEDTCVRHNGGSVVDITFATPDLARRVQGWRVLVEEETLSDHRYIRFSVSTPRTNQPSNSGSLTSPTRGRPALGRYAAQPGGREGSRSCSGVVPCTGRAGAGRRGGGVVRGGNVANLRRGHAPARCLPPKRQVYWWSAELTQLRASCMAARRRLARHRRRHSRPPGDDEQERLLHGLHKTAKRALRVAIAQAKAAAREESRRTLDSDPWGRPYRMALSKLRPWAPR